A part of Desulfobacter sp. genomic DNA contains:
- a CDS encoding MoxR family ATPase, giving the protein MSQEIEKMVKEVSRVILGKEKEIKLALACFFARGHLLIEDFPGIGKTTLAKTLARCMGLDFQRMQFTSDLLPGDILGVSVFDRNTGGFNFHPGPVFTQIFLVDEINRATPKSQSALLEAMEEGQVTIEGRSRPLDSPFFVIATQNPLEQAGTFPLPESQMDRFLMRISLGYPDRKAENRILKGEGSDRVMAELACCMGKPDVIRIQNEVEAVHASDHFLEYLQNILDFTRTSPEFEIGLSPRAGMAILKASRAWAYVTGRDYTIPEDLQEILPWAAGHRLRFSRDIDTQSGEQLAARFMELFSQVRIPV; this is encoded by the coding sequence ATGTCCCAGGAAATAGAAAAAATGGTGAAGGAGGTCTCCCGGGTTATTCTCGGCAAGGAAAAGGAAATCAAACTTGCCCTGGCCTGCTTTTTCGCCCGGGGTCACCTGCTCATCGAGGATTTTCCTGGCATCGGCAAGACCACCCTGGCCAAAACCCTGGCAAGGTGCATGGGGCTGGATTTCCAGCGGATGCAGTTCACATCGGACCTTCTGCCGGGCGACATCCTTGGGGTATCGGTATTTGACCGGAATACCGGCGGCTTTAATTTCCATCCCGGCCCGGTATTCACCCAGATTTTTCTGGTGGATGAAATCAACCGGGCCACGCCAAAGAGCCAGAGCGCCCTGCTTGAAGCCATGGAAGAGGGGCAGGTCACCATTGAGGGCCGATCCCGCCCCCTGGACAGCCCATTTTTCGTTATTGCCACCCAGAACCCCCTGGAACAGGCCGGCACCTTTCCCTTGCCCGAATCCCAGATGGACCGCTTTCTCATGCGCATCTCCCTGGGATACCCGGACCGGAAAGCGGAAAACCGGATTCTGAAAGGCGAAGGCAGCGACCGGGTCATGGCGGAGCTGGCCTGCTGCATGGGAAAACCGGATGTGATCCGCATCCAGAACGAGGTGGAAGCGGTCCATGCCTCGGATCATTTCCTGGAATACCTCCAGAATATCCTGGACTTCACCCGGACCTCCCCGGAATTTGAAATCGGCCTCTCCCCCCGGGCGGGCATGGCCATCCTAAAGGCCTCCCGGGCCTGGGCCTATGTTACGGGCAGGGACTACACCATCCCGGAGGACCTCCAGGAAATCCTGCCCTGGGCCGCCGGTCACCGGCTGAGGTTCAGCCGGGACATAGATACCCAGTCCGGGGAACAGCTCGCAGCCAGGTTTATGGAGCTGTTCAGCCAGGTCCGGATTCCGGTGTGA
- a CDS encoding DUF58 domain-containing protein, which yields MMEIGRKDLSIRPTQAGLLFLGILIAMLLGSINYNNNAGFILVFLLGTMTAISLFHSYRNLTGLAISPMHVQPVFMGQSLVFSARIKTGRHPDQGQALSLALGKEPPQSFSGQGVLNLPLPASRRGYHRPGPLILVSAYPFGLFRLRAELPFPAKGLVYPAPVSGTFPTAAAGDGDGGDQKAEESGPDDFQGLKPYIPGSPMGRISWKTFSRGRGMFIKNFTADKGSEIVMDLSLIQGTDLEKKLSLVCNGVIQAEKCNIRYGIRLGPTEIRPASGKKHFHRCLKALALYSPGEVSQ from the coding sequence GTGATGGAGATCGGGCGAAAAGACCTGTCCATCCGCCCCACCCAGGCCGGACTGCTTTTCCTGGGCATTCTCATCGCCATGCTCCTGGGGTCTATCAACTACAACAACAATGCCGGATTCATTCTGGTATTTTTACTGGGCACCATGACCGCGATTTCCCTGTTCCACTCGTACAGGAATCTGACGGGCCTGGCCATCTCCCCCATGCATGTCCAGCCTGTATTCATGGGGCAGTCCCTTGTTTTTTCCGCCAGGATCAAAACCGGCCGCCACCCGGACCAGGGCCAGGCCCTTTCCCTGGCATTGGGAAAGGAACCGCCGCAATCCTTTTCAGGGCAGGGCGTACTCAACCTGCCCCTGCCCGCCTCCCGGCGGGGCTACCACCGCCCGGGGCCACTTATCCTGGTATCGGCCTATCCCTTCGGTCTTTTCCGGCTCAGGGCCGAACTCCCTTTCCCCGCAAAGGGGTTGGTCTATCCGGCCCCGGTTTCCGGAACCTTTCCCACGGCTGCGGCAGGGGATGGGGATGGGGGGGATCAAAAGGCAGAGGAAAGCGGACCGGACGATTTCCAGGGACTGAAACCCTATATTCCAGGCAGTCCCATGGGCCGGATCTCATGGAAGACATTTTCCCGGGGCCGGGGCATGTTCATCAAGAATTTTACGGCGGATAAGGGAAGTGAAATAGTAATGGACCTCTCCCTGATCCAGGGAACAGACCTTGAAAAAAAGCTTTCCCTTGTCTGCAACGGGGTGATCCAAGCGGAAAAATGCAACATCAGGTACGGGATCCGCCTGGGCCCCACCGAAATCCGGCCGGCCTCGGGGAAAAAGCATTTTCACCGCTGTCTCAAGGCTCTGGCCCTCTATTCTCCCGGAGAGGTGTCCCAATGA
- the mutY gene encoding A/G-specific adenine glycosylase yields the protein MTPSSPEAKQIQTALRNWYIANRRRLPWRESISPYGVWVSEVMLQQTQVNTVIPYYLNFMAQYPRVQDLAGADLEPILKSWEGLGYYARARHLHKAAHIVAHEMDGRVPEDFQMFLSLPGVGDYIASAVQSIAFGQAHAVVDGNVKRVLARLYCLETPVNHSSSHKTFKALATRLLDARDPGTHNQAVMELGALVCTPKSPDCGGCPLSRQCRAFKRHLTDQFPVRIKKQQVPTRHIAVGIVRKQGRVLITRRKLDGLLGGLWEFPGGKVEKGETAGQACIREILEETGIKAETAAFLTRISHAYTHFKIKMDVFYCNYLSGRVTLNGPIDHRWAAIDELRNYPFPKANLKFMPLITNEN from the coding sequence GTGACACCTTCATCCCCCGAGGCCAAACAGATTCAAACGGCGTTGCGGAACTGGTACATTGCCAACCGGCGCCGCCTGCCCTGGCGGGAATCCATCTCCCCATACGGGGTATGGGTTTCAGAGGTCATGCTCCAGCAGACCCAGGTCAACACCGTTATCCCATACTACCTGAACTTCATGGCCCAATACCCCCGTGTCCAGGACCTGGCCGGTGCCGATCTTGAACCCATCCTCAAATCATGGGAAGGCCTGGGATACTATGCCCGTGCCAGGCACCTTCACAAGGCCGCCCATATCGTGGCCCATGAGATGGACGGCAGGGTTCCGGAAGATTTTCAAATGTTTTTATCCCTTCCGGGGGTGGGGGATTATATTGCCTCAGCCGTCCAGAGCATTGCCTTCGGCCAGGCCCATGCCGTTGTGGATGGAAACGTCAAACGGGTCCTGGCAAGGCTGTACTGCCTGGAGACCCCGGTAAATCACAGCAGCTCCCACAAAACATTCAAAGCCCTGGCCACCCGGCTGCTGGACGCCCGGGATCCAGGAACCCACAACCAGGCCGTCATGGAGCTGGGCGCCCTGGTCTGCACCCCGAAATCCCCGGACTGCGGCGGCTGCCCCCTTTCCCGGCAATGCCGTGCTTTTAAGCGGCACCTCACAGACCAATTCCCGGTACGCATCAAAAAACAACAGGTACCCACCCGCCACATTGCCGTGGGCATCGTCCGGAAACAGGGACGGGTGCTTATCACCCGCAGGAAACTGGACGGGCTTCTGGGCGGGCTGTGGGAATTTCCGGGCGGCAAGGTGGAAAAAGGGGAGACCGCCGGCCAGGCCTGTATCCGGGAAATACTGGAGGAGACCGGCATAAAAGCCGAAACCGCCGCATTCCTGACCCGGATTTCCCACGCCTATACCCATTTTAAAATAAAAATGGACGTCTTTTACTGCAATTATCTCTCCGGCAGGGTGACCCTCAACGGCCCCATTGACCACAGATGGGCCGCCATTGATGAACTTCGCAACTATCCCTTCCCCAAAGCCAACCTGAAATTCATGCCTTTAATCACCAATGAGAACTAG
- a CDS encoding cation transporter, producing MENGRDAEIKIRNITLAGLFANIILSLAKLAMGLAGNSQAVVADALHSFSDTSSDFVILFGVKYWTAPADHDHPFGHHKIESMVTLCIGLILIGVALGIGYNAVLTLMAPEEQAPLSWVTFLAPLLSFIVKEFLFRITYKVGVETRSSSVKANAWHHRTDALSSIPVLAAVLASLANPKLAFLDQVGAIVVSIFIIKVGLDIIFSGLGELLDMGMSARDLETVESTITQIPGVLGVHRIRTRKLAGSFYIDLHLEVDGSLTVSKGHYISEVVKRVLMAQNDWIIDVMVHLEPYGIEKGAIID from the coding sequence ATGGAAAACGGAAGAGACGCAGAAATTAAAATCCGGAACATTACCCTGGCAGGTCTCTTTGCCAATATTATCCTGTCCCTGGCCAAGCTTGCCATGGGCCTGGCCGGCAACAGCCAGGCGGTTGTCGCCGACGCCCTCCACAGTTTTTCAGACACCTCTTCGGATTTCGTCATCCTTTTCGGGGTAAAATACTGGACCGCGCCGGCCGACCATGACCACCCCTTCGGCCATCATAAAATCGAATCCATGGTCACCCTCTGCATCGGGCTCATCCTCATAGGCGTGGCGTTGGGAATCGGCTACAACGCAGTCCTGACCCTCATGGCCCCGGAAGAACAGGCGCCCCTCTCCTGGGTCACCTTCCTGGCTCCACTGCTCTCCTTCATTGTAAAAGAGTTCCTCTTCAGAATCACTTACAAGGTCGGTGTGGAAACCCGATCCTCATCTGTAAAGGCCAATGCCTGGCATCACCGGACCGACGCCCTCTCCTCCATCCCGGTCCTGGCCGCGGTTCTGGCATCTCTGGCCAACCCGAAGCTGGCCTTCCTCGACCAGGTCGGCGCCATCGTGGTCTCCATATTCATCATCAAGGTCGGACTGGATATTATTTTTTCCGGCCTGGGGGAGCTTTTGGACATGGGCATGTCCGCCAGGGACCTTGAAACCGTTGAATCCACGATCACCCAGATCCCGGGGGTCCTGGGGGTCCACAGAATCCGGACCCGGAAACTGGCCGGCTCGTTTTACATAGACCTCCATCTTGAGGTGGACGGCAGCCTGACCGTATCCAAGGGGCACTATATTTCCGAAGTGGTCAAACGGGTCCTGATGGCCCAAAACGACTGGATTATCGACGTCATGGTCCATCTGGAACCCTATGGCATTGAGAAGGGAGCAATAATTGACTGA
- a CDS encoding sigma-70 family RNA polymerase sigma factor, translating to MILKKNRPARKFKTLTFPHMKLLYNVALKYTGNTFDAEDIVQETYLMAFNKFHQLKDTSRCKPWLLRILRNNFLKSCQKDKARQRLEQGEYIDYLKAHIRQKDAEALLVEHTGTREIRAAIDRLPEKYGEVLTLYYMNGLLYKEIAEVLDIPIGTVMSRLTRAREGVKTRLLKTMKTSGKNILDINLTKQTAR from the coding sequence ATGATATTAAAAAAGAACAGGCCGGCCCGGAAGTTCAAAACCTTGACCTTCCCCCATATGAAGCTGCTGTACAATGTGGCCCTAAAATATACAGGGAATACTTTTGATGCCGAAGACATCGTACAGGAAACCTATTTGATGGCCTTTAACAAATTCCACCAGTTAAAGGACACCTCAAGGTGCAAACCCTGGCTGCTGAGGATTTTAAGAAATAATTTCCTGAAAAGCTGCCAGAAAGACAAGGCCAGGCAGCGGCTGGAACAGGGGGAGTATATTGATTATCTCAAGGCCCATATCCGGCAGAAGGATGCCGAAGCGCTTCTGGTAGAACACACCGGCACCAGGGAAATCCGGGCCGCCATCGACAGGCTGCCGGAAAAATACGGGGAGGTACTCACCCTCTACTACATGAACGGCCTGCTGTACAAAGAGATCGCCGAAGTCCTTGACATCCCCATTGGGACGGTGATGTCCAGGCTGACCAGGGCCAGGGAAGGGGTGAAAACCCGCCTGCTGAAAACAATGAAAACATCGGGGAAGAACATTTTGGACATTAATTTAACCAAACAAACTGCAAGATAG
- a CDS encoding DUF3488 domain-containing transglutaminase family protein: MTPAPENIISLEKERKEVLPIIAALIAAVAPHVAGLPLWINLWCFTMWGYMLARLKTGWPLPTAVIRYLLTFAGLAGLLLTFRRGIGGDAFVGLMALMAAIKPFEMPSHRHRMITILLTYFMIITSLFRSDSLFTLIYMLFSVYVTTTAMVRINSPGASFSRSRKLAGTILAQALPMVAVLFLVFPRLPDSVFGIQDPDRGRSGFTDSLQPGRISAMARDNTPAFRVTFKENIPAPEQLYWRGIVFEKFDGSAWRPAPDWETVPVPSGQLSATGTGVSHTIIMEPSNSRRLMALDRPVQGPPWAVLGNRQTLKSRKKIIKKTQYTVVSQLSESGNTGLTSPIRLAEQILAGTGPRNPRTLALARKIAEKEGTTVEKARHILDYFRENPFVYALNAPLTGPHPLDTFIFDTRRGYCEHYASAFAFMLNGAGIPARVVGGYLGGELNPFGAYLIVRQAYAHAWVEFFDPDRGWTRMDPTGAVSPERVLVNPDGSPSGSAGQQASIPMTARLKFALDAVNLKWESWFTGYSHLEQQAWLAASGIIRGNRAAAPALAGLTLAGLALFLFILVRRFRKESTPADPVARAMGRFYKKTEQAGMPPRPGQGPADFAQMCTAKRPDLANDITAVMDLYLALRYKKEHDAAAQAELTARIQQFNPASPPEKEYS; this comes from the coding sequence ATGACCCCGGCACCGGAAAATATCATTTCCCTGGAAAAAGAACGCAAAGAAGTCCTGCCCATCATTGCGGCCCTGATTGCGGCAGTCGCCCCCCACGTGGCAGGCCTTCCCCTGTGGATCAACCTATGGTGCTTTACCATGTGGGGATATATGCTGGCCCGGCTGAAAACCGGATGGCCCCTTCCCACGGCAGTGATTCGTTACCTGCTGACCTTTGCCGGGCTGGCAGGGCTTCTGCTCACCTTCCGCAGGGGCATCGGCGGGGATGCCTTTGTGGGGCTCATGGCGTTGATGGCCGCCATCAAACCCTTTGAAATGCCCTCCCACCGCCACCGGATGATCACCATTCTGCTCACCTATTTCATGATTATCACCTCCCTGTTCCGGTCCGATTCCCTGTTCACCCTCATATACATGCTATTCAGCGTTTATGTCACCACTACGGCCATGGTGCGGATCAATTCGCCGGGGGCAAGCTTCTCCAGGAGCCGTAAACTGGCCGGCACCATCCTGGCCCAGGCCCTGCCCATGGTGGCGGTCCTTTTCCTTGTATTCCCCAGGCTGCCGGATTCAGTCTTCGGCATCCAGGATCCGGACCGGGGCAGAAGCGGATTCACCGACAGCCTTCAGCCGGGCCGGATTTCCGCCATGGCCAGGGATAACACACCGGCGTTCAGGGTGACCTTTAAAGAAAATATACCGGCACCGGAGCAACTCTACTGGCGGGGCATTGTATTTGAAAAATTTGACGGCAGTGCATGGCGTCCCGCCCCGGACTGGGAAACCGTGCCGGTCCCTTCGGGACAACTTTCAGCCACCGGCACCGGCGTCAGCCATACCATCATCATGGAACCCAGCAACAGCCGCCGTCTCATGGCCCTGGACCGGCCGGTGCAGGGACCGCCCTGGGCAGTACTGGGGAATCGGCAGACACTGAAATCAAGAAAAAAAATCATAAAAAAAACCCAGTACACCGTGGTGTCGCAACTCTCGGAAAGCGGCAATACTGGCTTAACCTCCCCCATACGTCTTGCGGAACAAATTCTCGCCGGCACCGGCCCCAGAAACCCCCGGACCCTGGCCCTGGCCCGGAAAATTGCGGAAAAAGAGGGCACCACCGTGGAAAAGGCCCGGCACATCCTGGATTATTTCAGGGAAAACCCCTTTGTCTACGCCCTGAACGCGCCGCTCACCGGGCCCCATCCCCTGGACACCTTTATCTTCGATACCCGGCGGGGATACTGCGAACACTATGCCTCTGCCTTTGCCTTTATGCTCAACGGGGCAGGGATCCCGGCCCGGGTGGTGGGGGGCTACCTGGGCGGAGAACTCAACCCCTTCGGGGCCTATCTCATTGTCCGCCAGGCCTATGCCCATGCCTGGGTGGAATTTTTCGACCCGGACCGGGGCTGGACCCGGATGGACCCCACTGGGGCAGTTTCGCCGGAACGCGTCCTGGTCAATCCGGACGGTTCCCCTTCAGGCAGTGCCGGACAACAGGCGTCCATCCCCATGACCGCCCGGCTGAAATTCGCCCTGGATGCCGTTAACCTGAAATGGGAATCCTGGTTCACAGGGTATTCCCACCTGGAACAGCAGGCCTGGCTGGCCGCATCGGGGATCATCCGGGGTAACCGGGCGGCGGCCCCGGCGCTGGCCGGCCTGACCCTGGCAGGCCTGGCCCTTTTTCTCTTCATCCTGGTCCGGCGGTTCAGAAAGGAAAGCACCCCGGCGGATCCTGTGGCCCGGGCCATGGGCAGGTTCTACAAAAAGACAGAACAGGCGGGAATGCCCCCCAGGCCGGGACAGGGGCCTGCCGATTTCGCACAGATGTGTACGGCAAAGCGCCCTGACCTGGCAAATGACATCACTGCCGTCATGGACCTTTACCTTGCCCTGCGGTATAAAAAAGAACATGATGCTGCAGCCCAGGCAGAATTAACCGCCCGGATACAACAGTTTAATCCGGCCAGCCCCCCTGAAAAGGAATACTCGTGA